A portion of the Drosophila innubila isolate TH190305 chromosome 3L unlocalized genomic scaffold, UK_Dinn_1.0 0_D_3L, whole genome shotgun sequence genome contains these proteins:
- the LOC117786413 gene encoding uncharacterized protein LOC117786413 gives MDGAYAQCAEVCQLETRNKGSSIITLSVLSQGGANNNTMKFLLLTVFVCLAVCFMATSAVPLEEAIPEGIEGPGSEPVNPTDDQSFLLKLKLLKKLLFLG, from the exons ATGGACGGGGCTTATGCTCAGTGTGCTGAAGTCTGTCAACTCGAAACGCGAAACAAGGGATCGTCAATCATAACTCTCTCAGTGCTCAGTCAAGGAGGTGCCAACAATAACACTATGAAATTCTTACTTTTG ACCGTGTTCGTTTGCCTTGCCGTCTGCTTTATGGCAACCAGTGCTGTTCCTTTGGAGGAGGCCATACCAGAGGGCATTGAGGGTCCTGGCAGCGAACCCGTCAACCCAACCGATGATCAGTCCTTCCTGCTCAAGCTGAAGCTCTTAAAGAAACTCCTCTTCCTGGGTTAA
- the LOC117786408 gene encoding uncharacterized protein LOC117786408, whose product MVFVALSLDGKRASAVQLEEDVIYRIGRRLGLEFHSDKESIELAHATITHIAGQIVRVSAVAGKVYVNGQEVEVKSISNSDIVNGIVRLRFGDLNANLYFNDGNESAHDSSGYVEGTKDKSANTTGNSLIIPESTPPSADTTRDEDSFNIPETQAFSFTKPSRCLNDSKISCGDDFVIPETQAIPFTRPSRGHDDFLIPETQEVLTQSNQPVTAPPVQDQDLDIVSDDDASELGTQIRICTQEFNEFNEDAIDDFDSSLLLGDDNVSSALFGRVSSKKTPDILNCAKAIEVFSRSDLCLTPDLSAAGNKSNEPDDVPCTPDIFDYPQADANEDSGSGAAELTNVNVDAHSSSTLQPFVASIETPEATPADPINHLEDDIATQAFPGRKSNETAQDFIATQAFERVHLRVSCNSSKDEDNEDQDFIETQAFSTRKSNKDKENEDFIETQAFPKRKSFQSPQLESIMSKEQDNEDFLETQAFPGKNIFRTPQLKSNSIKNPKDFTQTHAFPTSKSNKYEENQDFINTEAFPTRNSSKDESNQDLIETQVFPTRNLMKDVINQDFIETQAFPGRNTFQTPKLKSNLCKNPEDFIENHAFPARKSDKDMENQDFIATQSFTRHPQTSKTIPNNTVANNLNNTDDFKETQLFVSHKNRDQSECSRLEISDSISICDNLDEELKQLIALSSLPSSPSDVEDHDRIINSTVITEKTHKKRLCQMQELVTEFNRQETCAKLERNRFGPHLELTEASPRKIKRTRKLSAPATPADFKAPSKATRIHQKRSIVLNEEQITPAKKMCSEISKVDESVNKEEKQTRAQTTQKAEKRVKILKPTKQTSSQDDNKPTTINNKAANSVERQPVTSRRTRKGTQKIDVDRDINSEDCSSAKKIDNALVTEDDDKTSISVEQKSVNQRRTRQNTQKVNVDSFISIEEDSSVQNIGKAIVPVSEKDSSKTEVPESSKLVKNVGKSKAKANVSIAKTSEESSATPIDEEPTSIVKKTMSARRNRLPNQDPLKDINDYIKKIKNSGRKIQITLSMCNYAELRSLLNSLRNVVDVIENPLCSDLLLMEKGERTYKFLVGIASNKPVLSTSWLHAIKETRSITVQPNHIFKDTKFEELFKFNPLSVMKQPRILKGLHFMLGNTIQPSDKEMKAIVESAGGTVHSKPPPTATNVRLYVIACKQDQKLFKELGKYPNRIYIKTEGVMQALVQQKSELMDEYKLPI is encoded by the exons ATGGTTTTTGTGGCATTAAGCCTAGATGGCAAAAGAGCATCAGCAGTGCAGTTAGAAGAGGATGTAATATATCGCATTGGGCGCAGGTTGGGACTGGAGTTTCATAGTGACAAAGAG TCCATTGAGCTCGCACATGCAACTATAACACATATAGCTGGACAAATAGTGCGAGTGTCGGCAGTGGCCGGCAAAGTGTATGTGAATGGCCAAGAAGTGGAAGTAAAGAGTATCAGCAATTCTGATATCGTCAATGGTATTGTGCGTTTGCGCTTCGGTGATTTAAATGCCAACTTGTACTTTAATGATGGCAATGAATCG GCTCATGATAGTAGTGGCTACGTTGAAGGGACTAAAGATAAGTCAGCCAATACAACCGGTAATAGTTTAATCATTCCAGAATCAACGCCGCCATCGGCAGACACAACTCGGGATGAGGATAGCTTCAATATACCGGAAACACAAGCCTTTTCCTTTACTAAACCTTCAAGATGTCTCAATGACTCCAAGATCTCTTGTGGCGATGATTTTGTAATACCGGAAACACAAGCTATTCCCTTTACCCGTCCTTCAAGAGGTCATGATGATTTTCTTATACCGGAAACACAAGAAGTTCTGACACAAAGCAATCAACCGGTTACAGCTCCTCCAGTTCAAGATCAAGATCTGGATATTGTCAGTGACGATGATGCATCCGAGCTGGGCACTCAAATCCGGATTTGCACACAAGAGTTTAATGAATTCAATGAAGATGCTATTGATGATTTTGATTCGTCCCTTTTGCTTGGCGATGATAATGTTAGTTCAGCATTGTTCGGCAGAGTTAGTTCCAAGAAAACTCCTG atattttaaacTGTGCGAAAGCCATCGAAGTATTCTCTCGTAGCGATCTTTGTTTAACACCAGACTTGTCCGCAGCAGGAAATAAGTCGAATGAACCTGATGATGTACCCTGCACACCCGATATATTCGATTATCCACAAGCTGATGCCAATGAAGATAGTGGTTCAGGAGCAGCTGAATTAACAAACGTGAATGTGGATGCCCATTCTAGCTCAACTCTTCAACCTTTTGTGGCCAGCATTGAAACGCCGGAGGCAACACCAGCCGATCCGATAAATCACTTGGAAGATGACATTGCAACACAGGCGTTTCCAGGACGAAAGTCAAATGAAACAGCACAGGATTTTATTGCGACGCAGGCATTTGAAAGAGTGCATTTGCGGGTTTCGTGTAACTCAAGTAAAGATGAAGACAATGAGGATCAGGACTTTATTGAAACTCAGGCATTTTCcacaagaaaatcaaataaagataaagaaaatGAGGATTTCATTGAAACTCAGGCATTCcccaaaagaaaatcattTCAGTCGCCACAATTAGAGTCCATCATGAGTAAAGAACAAGATAATGAAGACTTTCTTGAAACCCAGGCATTCCCCGGAAAAAACATATTTCGGACAccacaattaaaatcaaattcaattaaaaatccgAAGGACTTTACTCAAACCCATGCGTTTCCCACAAGCAAATCGAATAAATATGAGGAAAATCAGGATTTTATAAACACCGAGGCATTTCCTACAAGGAATTCAAGTAAAGATGAGTCAAATCAGGACTTAATTGAAACTCAGGTATTTCCCACAAGAAATTTAATGAAAGATGTAATAAATCAGGACTTTATTGAAACCCAGGCATTCCCCGGAAGAAACACATTTCAGAcaccaaaattaaaatcaaatttatgtaaaaatccTGAGGACTTTATTGAAAACCATGCATTTCCAGCAAGGAAATCAGATAAAGATATGGAAAATCAGGACTTTATTGCTACACAGTCATTTACTCGTCATCCTCAAACATCTAAAACAATCCCGAATAATACAGTTGccaacaatttaaacaatacTGATGACTTTAAAGAAACCCAATTGTTTGTTAGTCATAAAAACAGAG ACCAAAGTGAATGCAGTCGGCTTGAAATATCCGATTCCATAAGTATCTGTGACAATTTAGATGAGGAACTCAAGCAATTGATTGCACTTTCCTCATTGCCAAGTTCCCCATCCGATGTTGAGGACCATGATAGGATAATAAATTCAACTGTTATCACAGAAAAAACACATAAGAAACGG CTGTGTCAAATGCAGGAATTAGTTACAGAATTTAACAGGCAGGAAACATGTGCAAAATTGGAAAGAAATCGGTTTGGACCTCATTTAGAATTGACGGAGGCATCGC CCCGCAAAATCAAACGCACACGGAAACTTTCAGCACCGGCAACTCCTGCTGATTTCAAAGCACCATCGAAAGCTACAAGAATTCACCAAAAGAGATCAATAGTGCTAAATGAAGAGCAAATAACGC CTGCCAAGAAAATGTGTTCTGAAATATCGAAAGTGGACGAATCTGTCAATAAAGAGGAAAAGCAGACTCGAGCTCAAACAACACAGAAAGCGGAGAAGAGAGTTAAAATCCTAAAACCTACAAAGCAAACTTCGAGTCAAGACGACAATAAACCAACgactataaataataaagcagCCAACTCCGTAGAACGGCAACCAGTGACCAGCAGACGAACCAGAAAAGGTACTCAGAAAATTGATGTTGACAGAGATATAAATTCAGAAGACTGCTCTTCAGCTAAAAAAATCGATAATGCTTTAGTCACAGAGGATGATGATAAAACAAGCATCTCAGTAGAACAAAAGTCCGTGAACCAAAGACGAACTAGACAAAATACTCAGAAAGTGAATGTTGACAGCTTTATTAGTATAGAAGAAGACTCTTCCGTTCAAAATATCGGTAAAGCTATAGTTCCAGTCAGTGAAAAGGATTCCAGCAAAACGGAAG TACCAGAGAGCTCAAAATTGGTGAAAAATGTTGGTAAATCCAAGGCTAAAGCGAATGTTTCTATAGCCAAAACATCAGAAGAATcatctgccacgcccattgaTGAAGAGCCAACGTctattgttaaaaaaacaatga GTGCGCGCAGAAACAGATTGCCCAACCAGGATCCACTTAAAG acaTAAACGATtacataaagaaaataaaaaattcagggcgaaaaattcaaattacattATCGATGTGCAATTATGCTGAACTGCGCtcattattaaattcgttaagAA acgtTGTCGATGTCATTGAAAATCCGTTATGCTCAGATTTACTGCTCATGGAAAAGGGAGAACGCACCTATAAGTTTTTGGTGGGAATTGCATCTAATAAGCCCGTTTTATCGACTTCTTGGCTGCACGCGATTAAGGAAACACGCTCCATAACAGTCCAACCGAATCACATAtttaaagatacaaaattCGAGGAGCTCTTCAAGTTCAATCCTTTATCGGTAATGAAACAACCCAGGATACTAAAAGGACTTCATTTTATGCTCGGTAATACTATACAGCCCAGTGATAAGGAAATGAAAG caatCGTTGAAAGTGCTGGTGGAACGGTGCACAGCAAACCGCCTCCAACTGCCACCAATGTGCGTCTCTATGTGATTGCCTGTAAACAGGATCAAAAACTCTTCAAGGAACTCGGCAAATATCCCAAtcgaatatatattaaaacagaAGGCGTTATGCAAGCGCTCGTTCAGCAAAAATCTGAGCTGATGGATGAGTACAAGCtgccaatttaa
- the LOC117786412 gene encoding uncharacterized protein LOC117786412 — protein MSGLERFEDTPEWREKLRNHLLFNRGMPVSRLTGWPNNYRGRNSSVDIVIDFPALIKAKKAELKKKQEEEEDKAKERSALANISSDMEMAKPTDCSIIYLSSFDDSQSVIEISDDEKSPQTPDVSVPPPYSRSSRLLNKKYRRI, from the exons ATGTCGGGCCTAGAAAGATTTGAAGACACTCCGGAATGGCGGGAAAAATTGCGCAATCATCTGCTTTTCAATcg TGGGATGCCTGTGAGCAGGCTTACGGGATGGCCAAACAATTACAGGGGCCGAAATTCTAGTGTGGACATTGTTATAGACTTTCCAGCGCTAATTAAAGCCAAGAAAGCGGAGTTGAAGAAAAAacaggaagaagaagaagataaaGCCAAGGAGCGCAGTGCGCTTGCAAATATAT ctaGTGACATGGAAATGGCAAAGCCAACGGATTGTAGCATAATTTATCTATCCTCATTTGATGACTCGCAGTCG GTCATAGAGATCAGTGACGATGAAAAAAGTCCACAAACGCCAGATGTTAGTGTGCCGCCGCCGTACAGCAGAAGCTCCcggcttttaaataaaaaatacagacgaatttaa